One part of the Xylocopa sonorina isolate GNS202 chromosome 10, iyXylSono1_principal, whole genome shotgun sequence genome encodes these proteins:
- the Osi13 gene encoding LOW QUALITY PROTEIN: protein Osi13 (The sequence of the model RefSeq protein was modified relative to this genomic sequence to represent the inferred CDS: substituted 2 bases at 2 genomic stop codons) produces MLLLCSLLFLAVLTASETTQSTMLQEQWGPQLENSRSPAGWIGDGIMNVMHTVLPATQSSFEGISIFNXTLIRRKKKKHKLNRYIIPLIVGFMLIKSILLPIALKTLAILSGKAVVLSLMSLILAAIVGLKKVAQSHPGSSYEVVNLPLNKYKRHDFLEMGDNLMDSEPYTYYRERRKRKXRYALKN; encoded by the exons ATGCTGCTGTTGTGCTCGTTGCTGTTCCTGGCTGTGTTAACAGCGTCCGAGACCACGCAATCCACTATGCTGCAAGAGCAGTGGGGACCACAGTTGGAAAATTCGAGGAGTCCTGCGGGTTGGATCGGTGATGGGATTATGAACGTGATGCATACCGTTCTGCCTGCGACTCAATCCTCTTTCGAAGGTATTTCAATCTTTAATTAGACTCTGA TtaggaggaagaaaaagaagcaCAAGCTGAACAGATACATCATCCCTCTGATCGTTGGATTTATGCTAATTAAATCGATCCTGTTGCCTATCGCTTTGAAGACCTTAGCCATTTTGAGCGGCAAAGCGGTGGTTCTAAGCTTGATGAGCTTAATCTTGGCTGCCATCGTGGGACTGAAGAAGGTCGCGCAGAGTCATCCTGGATCAAGCTACGAGGTGGTGAACCTACCTCTGAACAAGTACAAGAGGCACGATTTTCTCGAAATGGGAGACAACCTGATGGATTCTGAGCCTTACACGTATTATAGAGAACGACGCAAGAGGAAATAAAGATATGCATTGAAAAATTAG
- the Osi14 gene encoding DUF1676 domain-containing protein Osi14, translated as MNKLLVILGLVAASAMAVPMPDSEDAQLNRDLDCLEREDALFSCVFVKTIGALNRAARSSDIEVIGGVKFVRETPMERNGKELKTDLDVMNELPREASDRTIKLAMMLYESAMYFLKTHSLKLSMPEEGSISRALDEGRAKIKKMALPLIAAAGVKLFALVPIVLGSLGLLVMKALFVGKIALLVAGILAFQRLFGSGSSGAANFFSKNVQPSTGWIDSGNQGWSSNAAAGQSQGYYRRSFDVPNGNPDAHLMAYSAQAPIANEAP; from the exons ATGAACAAGCTACTAGTGATTCTGGGACTTGTCGCAGCGTCCGCGATGGCAGTGCCCATGCCAGACTCTGAAGACGCGCAGCTGAACAGGGATCTCGACTGTTTGGAGCGAGAGGACGCGTTGTTCAGCTGCGTCTTCGTCAAGACCATCGGTGCACTGAATAGGGCTGCCAGATCTAGTGATATCGAAGTTATCGGCGGCGTGAAATTCGTAAGGGAGACGCCGA TGGAACGCAACGGAAAAGAATTGAAGACAGATCTGGACGTGATGAACGAGCTGCCAAGAGAAGCATCAGACAGAACTATAAAACTGGCCATGATGCTGTATGAATCAGCCATGTACTTCCTCAAGACCCATAGCCTGAAACTGAGCATGCCTGAAGAGGGCTCGATCTCCCGTGCTCTGGACGAAG GTCGCGCCAAGATCAAGAAAATGGCACTGCCTCTGATCGCCGCGGCAGGAGTAAAATTATTCGCCTTGGTGCCCATCGTACTCGGAAGTCTTGGTCTCTTGGTCATGAAGGCCCTCTTCGTAGGCAAAATCGCCCTTCTAGTGGCTGGTATATTGGCCTTCCAAAGATTATTTGGCAGCGGCAGTTCTGGCGCAGCCAACTTCTTCAGCAAGAACGTTCAACCATCCACTGGCTGGATAGACAGCGGCAACCAAGGTTGGTCGTCCAATGCCGCTGCTGGCCAGTCTCAGGGCTATTACAGAAGAAGTTTCGACGTCCCGAATGGAAATCCGGACGCTCATTTGATGGCGTACTCAGCCCAGGCGCCAATCGCGAACGAAGCCCCCTAA
- the LOC143428462 gene encoding uncharacterized protein LOC143428462, with product MRSRVNLVAVLLTLSCVVRLLESSKSEDKHAGHKTFPVGKKVIKEVHHRVASQSTAILRGEDKTKLVKTQTRNNGLGLSKDYLQDRDRPRRRKRKMDRTMMALLMAYKLKFVALIPTMVGGLILLKATALLAGFFFALFAAVLGLKVR from the exons ATGAGGTCGAGAGTGAATCTAGTCGCGGTTCTATTGACTCTAAGTTGTGTGGTCCGTTTGTTGGAAAGCTCGAAATCGGAAGACAAACACGCGGGTCACAAGACCTTCCCCGTGGGAAAGAAAGTTATCAAGGAGGTCCATCACAGGGTCGCGTCTCAGAGCACGGCTATTCTGCGCGGGGAGGACAAGACGAAGTTGGTGAAGACCCAAACGAGGAACAATGGGTTGGGTTTGTCGAAAGACTACTTGCAGGATCGAG ATCGTCCTCGACGAAGGAAACGGAAGATGGATCGCACGATGATGGCGCTGTTGATGGCTTACAAACTGAAGTTCGTCGCTCTGATTCCAACCATGGTCGGAGGGTTGATTCTGTTGAAGGCGACCGCGTTGCTCGCTGGCTTCTTCTTCGCGTTGTTCGCTGCGGTTCTGGGTCTGAAAGTTCGCTGA
- the Osi15 gene encoding DUF1676 domain-containing protein Osi15, with product MIVKLLLVIFAVQSIAYAAEDDGTVETRLTRAMDDLNRRGTIKIYGDMITLEKVHVQEEEDESARASGDPLVNKIEQFFRTRRIQLHLPNDGSSADMFGRALGQKEMGVELRALTTGASEARTKLKKMVLPILLALKLKAMIVLPIVMTLIGLIGIKGLGAGLLSLLLSGAVALKALLTPPPPVPARVSYGIVKPEIHHDHWHRSQEEVNQPYRGWAPELGPEPYPYQDIP from the exons ATGATAGTCAAGCTATTGCTCGTGATATTCGCGGTTCAGTCGATCGCGTACGCCGCAGAGGACGATGGAACCGTGGAGACCAGACTGACGAGGGCGATGGACGATCTGAATCGAAGGGGCACCATCAAGATTTACGGTGACATGATCACTTTGGAGAAGGTGCACGTCCAAGAAGAGGAAGACGAGTCAGCCAGAGCTAGCGGGGATCCTTTAGTGAACAAGATCGAGCAGTTCTTCAGGACCAGGCGGATTCAGTTGCACCTGCCTAACGATGGATCGTCCGCTGACATGTTTGGCAGAGCTTTGGGGCAGAAAGAGATGGGAGTTGAGCTCAGAGCTCTGACCACGGGTGCTTCTGAAG CTCGAACCAAGCTGAAGAAGATGGTGTTGCCGATTTTATTGGCACTGAAGCTCAAGGCCATGATCGTTCTGCCGATCGTAATGACTCTGATCGGTCTGATAGGCATCAAGGGACTCGGTGCAGGTCTGCTGTCCCTTCTTCTCTCAGGAGCAGTAGCCTTGAAGGCACTGTTAACGCCACCACCACCTGTTCCCGCCAGGGTTAGCTACGGTATCGTGAAGCCTGAAATCCACCACGATCATTGGCACAGGTCGCAGGAGGAGGTGAATCAACCCTACAGAGGTTGGGCTCCAGAATTGGGACCTGAACCATATCCTTACCAAGACATCCCATAA
- the Osi16 gene encoding DUF1676 domain-containing protein Osi16, which yields MTGFAIVGKSSRQQPLLLLLPLLLLLGSVAGEIERRTSKQMVEESPESLASTLSKDCGKSYSATCLKLDVVSFLDRLSEQEDISILPGVSVIKENGSAGMPASEVVANLARDFPNDVEKRLDAYLVHKVGSYLNSHSISIKLFDPRTFEAARNFNEETLAQLGLSGGQSVGTGRKKEKGGLGGIMAGLMMMKGTLGAIGFGALALLAGKALMTGLMALMLSAIVGLKSLAGGGEKKTTYEIVSKPVYSSSHTHSSEEHHGHGYGHSGYGRSLDTIHDSVQQAVLKYGNARDRRSLFRQN from the exons ATGACGGGATTCGCGATAGTCGGTAAATCGTCGCGTCAACAGCcactgttgctgctgttgcctCTTCTGTTGCTGCTCGGTTCCGTAGCCGGCGAGATCGAGAGACGCACGTCCAAGCAGATGGTCGAGGAGTCCCCGGAGAGCCTGGCCTCGACCCTGAGCAAGGACTGCGGCAAGTCGTACAGTGCCACTTGCCTCAAGCTGGATGTGGTGTCGTTTCTGGATAGACTGTCCGAGCAAGAGGACATCAGTATCTTGCCAGGAGTGTCGGTGATCAAGGAAAATGGATCAGCTGGCATGCCAGCCTCCGAGGTGGTGGCCAATCTCGCCAGGGACTTCCCGAACGACGTTGAGAAGAGGCTGGACGCGTATCTGGTTCACAAGGTCGGGAGCTACCTGAACAGCCACTCGATCTCGATCAAACTGTTCGACCCGAGGACGTTCGAGGCTGCGAGGAACTTTAACGAGGAGACACTGGCTCAACTTGGTCTTAGCGGAGGACAGAGCGTAGGAACCG GACGTAAGAAGGAGAAGGGTGGACTAGGTGGTATAATGGCTGGTCTAATGATGATGAAGGGTACCCTAGGCGCGATTGGTTTTGGCGCCCTCGCTCTGCTCGCTGGTAAAGCCCTGATGACTGGCCTGATGGCTCTGATGCTGTCAGCCATAGTTGGTCTGAAATCTCTGGCTGGTGGCGGCGAGAAAAAGACCACTTACGAGATCGTCAGCAAGCCAGTGTACTCGAGCTCTCACACTCACAGCTCTGAGGAGCACCACGGCCACGGTTACGGACATTCCGGATACGGAAGATCCCTGGACACGATCCACGACAGCGTCCAGCAGGCTGTATTGAAATACGGGAACGCGCGAGATCGCCGGTCGTTGTTCCGGcaaaattaa
- the Osi17 gene encoding DUF1676 domain-containing protein Osi17, producing the protein MHLRRVIVIVCLCLAQTSCQFFSFKNLKTYAKFFHFDGLSMNDTGNELWNGLFRDCDRSVSFSCIQKNAYTYLDKVFVERDNITVFDGLTMTRNNLNYGTCRKKDDENSVDENLVEGSSKDDCEREDDNKEEEAENDRQFKEEQSPLEEVTNAFRKRAVKFLATRNYELQLPDFYFEGATIKFSPREVDENGALIRVDFGQRSLESEGRIFKKIRKFIQNKLLTSFLALLLIIKLIKLKFMFVIPFLFGVGTAKKLFLKLLLFFIPAFAHIFKLCSSYYSSHSTKYHHHHHQIAHHHHHVPVPVPIPAYYSHSHHHHDDDFDGYDYAHPHIQYRKDIEELKEWGIEPYEEPYDEQMEPLPASAIPSRSPGVLPASYQGPVYPGPYGVSQYAPNVQPIAPQFVEKRPPASAHNLAYSAYVDNNRRTVLRQPASPQVVNVPQNPVNLPSTALPAATNVKNKYAVFAPQTVRQISAKSSPIDAKATVVVQRQGYDDEFYGPIVSRLEDIFRQLRFIDEPCRERLVCSMYKNPTVYSPHSNLVSNELSRDPQELKRTGAETLSSKKFHRYLNAARLGQDGGDCLRTYPCHINTE; encoded by the exons ATGCATCTGAGACGCGTGATCGTGATCGTGTGTTTGTGTCTAGCACAGACCAGCTGTCAGTTCTTCAGCTTCAAGAACCTGAAGACTTACGCGAAGTTCTTCCACTTCGACGGTTTATCGATGAACGATACTGGGAACGAACTGTGGAACGGTTTGTTCAGGGATTGCGATCGTTCTGTCAGCTTCTCTTGCATACAGAAGAACGCTTACACGTATCTGGACAAGGTTTTCGTGGAACGTGACAATATAACAGTGTTCGATGGTCTGACCATGACGAGAAACAATTTGAATTACGGTACGTGTCGTAAGAAAGACGATGAGAATTCCGTGGATGAAAACCTCGTGGAAGGGTCCAGCAAGGACGACTGCGAGCGGGAGGATGATAACAAGGAAGAGGAGGCGGAAAATGATCGACAATTCAAAGAGGAACAGTCGCCTTTGGAGGAAGTGACCAACGCGTTTCGTAAGAGGGCAGTGAAATTCCTCGCAACCAGAAATTACGAGCTCCAATTACCAGATTTTTACTTCGAGGGTGCGACGATTAAATTTAGTCCTCGAGAAGTAGACGAAAACGGAGCTTTGATTAGAGTGGACTTTGGTCAACGTAGCTTGGAGAGCGAAGGAAGAATCTTCAAAAAAATTA GGAAATTCATCCAGAACAAGCTGCTGACAAGTTTCCTAGCCTTACTGCTTATAATTAAGCTCATCAAATTGAAGTTTATGTTCGTAAtaccgttcctgttcggcgttGGTACAGCTAAGAAGCTGTTCCTGAAGCTGCTGCTCTTCTTCATACCTGCGTTCGCGCACATATTCAAACTGTGCTCCAGTTATTATTCCTCGCACAGTACCAAGTAccatcaccatcatcatcag ATCGCACATCATCATCACCACGTTCCAGTTCCAGTACCGATTCCAGCCTACTACAGTCATTCGCATCACCATCACGACGACGACTTCGACGGTTACGATTACGCTCATCCTCACATCCAATATCGAAAAGACATCGAGGAGTTGAAGGAATGGGGCATCGAGCCCTACGAGGAGCCCTACGACGAGCAAATGGAGCCTCTACCAGCGAGTGCCATCCCGTCTCGATCACCAGGAGTACTCCCAGCATCCTACCAAGGACCCGTATACCCTGGACCCTACGGGGTCTCTCAGTACGCGCCAAACGTTCAGCCAATAGCGCCTCAATTTGTGGAGAAACGTCCACCAGCGTCTGCGCACAACTTGGCCTACTCAGCGTACGTCGACAATAATCGACGAACAGTGTTGCGACAACCAGCTTCGCCACAAGTCGTCAACGTTCCTCAGAATCCTGTGAACTTGCCCTCCACGGCGTTACCAGCTGCGACGAACGTAAAGAACAAGTACGCTGTGTTTGCACCGCAGACCGTGAGGCAGATCTCTGCGAAGAGCAGTCCAATAGACGCAAAAGCGACAGTGGTTGTACAACGACAAGGATACGACGACGAATTTTATGGACCGATCGTTAGTAGGTTGGAGGATATATTCAGGCAGCTGAGATTCATCGACGAACCGTGCAGAGAGAGGCTAGTCTGCAGCATGTACAAGAACCCAACTGTCTACTCGCCGCACAGCAATCTCGTATCGAACGAACTGTCCAG
- the Osi12 gene encoding DUF1676 domain-containing protein Osi12, with amino-acid sequence MDLSKCVFVLLACCAVCHASSGAKDDDSLMDKGFRVMYKLYEDCQQRNIAFSTCMKKKAIAFVERLGRMSVLPLSENLELVRTVDEMPGSSISELEATLGRTVTSKDEILNEILFDRVASLLNSFNIQIRLPRTSPGELKQGMEEGRGKMKKMMGTMMMGMAMKMAAMVPIGLGLLFLLAGKALIISKIALVLSLIIGLKKLLSQKQGHDHGGWQHGGGGGWDRSLKNVLGNTLASTTEQTRVYAQNLAYSARIQH; translated from the coding sequence ATGGATCTGTCCAAGTGTGTGTTCGTCTTGTTGGCGTGCTGTGCTGTCTGCCACGCGTCGTCGGGAGCCAAGGACGACGACAGTCTGATGGACAAGGGCTTCAGAGTCATGTACAAGCTTTACGAGGACTGTCAACAGAGGAACATAGCCTTTTCGACTTGTATGAAGAAGAAGGCGATCGCGTTCGTCGAAAGGTTAGGCAGAATGTCCGTTCTGCCTCTCTCTGAGAACCTTGAGCTGGTCAGAACAGTGGACGAGATGCCTGGAAGCTCTATATCGGAGCTGGAAGCTACCTTGGGCAGAACTGTGACCAGCAAGGACGAGATTCTGAACGAGATCCTGTTCGATCGAGTGGCGTCGTTGTTGAATAGCTTCAACATTCAGATACGTCTACCCAGAACGAGCCCTGGCGAGCTTAAACAGGGCATGGAGGAGGGACGCGGCAAAATGAAGAAGATGATGGGCACGATGATGATGGGGATGGCCATGAAGATGGCTGCGATGGTCCCTATTGGACTTGGATTACTGTTCTTACTGGCTGGAAAGGCTTTGATCATTAGCAAGATCGCGTTGGTCTTGTCCCTTATCATTGGATTGAAGAAGCTTTTGAGCCAGAAGCAGGGCCACGACCACGGTGGCTGGCAAcatggcggcggtggcggctggGACAGGAGTCTGAAGAACGTTCTAGGCAACACGCTGGCGTCGACAACGGAACAGACTCGCGTTTACGCGCAAAACTTGGCCTACTCGGCACGAATTCAACACTGA